The DNA segment ACTTTGGGATTGAAAATATGGATAAAAATTGTATATGTCAACCTATATCTTTAGGATGATGAATCCCAATTGATTACGTTGCTAATGATGAAAATATTTATAGATGAATCAGATTAATTTTCTCGGAAAAATTTAAGTATCCGTAAGGTGGGTATTGCCCACCCCACAGTTATTAAGAAGATGCCAGACTTCAGTTAAGCTTCTTCCCAAATTTGACGAACTTTATCAGGCAACCAACTAGAAATTTCTTCAATTCGTTCTGGTGATAATTCATCTTTTGTGGCAGAAAACACAGCTTTTACTACTTGTTCTCTATCTACATTTGGCTGCATTCCCCCCTCATTAGCTACCCGAAATAAGAAGCGATCGCTATCAATTTTAAAAATGCCAGGGCCTTGCCAAGGTGGACGTACTCGACTCAAGAAGCCAACCAGAGGATTGGTATCATGCCACAAATCTGCAATTTCCATTTGCAGAGATTTATCATCACTTTCTTCCGCAGGTTCATGTAATTCTGCTTCAACTCTGTCCGCAGCTTCCGTAGTCATCAAATCACGCATGACCCGAAAAACCACTTCAGTTATATCTCTGGCATCATAAATATCGCCTAGACCACTTTCTGCTTTTACTTTTTCTAAAAAAGGTATATTTTTTTCTGGGATGGAAGTTGTCATCAAGCCCTCCAAAAGTTTTCTTATACCTGCATTTTTGCCAGCAAAAAACTAGCATATTAAATGACAAATTATTGGTCATTCAACTGCTTGCTGCAATATTTATGGCTAAAGAATGCAAGCCTTACTAAACAAATTAGTATGTAAATTTAGTAGAATTCATCTATCACAGGAAACAAATATCAATTATCAAATTAAGACTCTAGAGTTATGGGTAAAGTGACAATAAAAGTAGTACCGTTACCTAAAGTGCTTTCGACTAGAATGTTACCGTGGTGATGTTCCACAATAGCTTGCGCGATCGCTAGTCCTAATCCTGAACCTGTAGCATTATCTTTACCTGCATTCCCACTCTTATGAGTGCGTGCAGGATCAACTCGATAAAAACGATCAAATAATCGCGGTAATGCTTCAGTCGGAATACCAATTCCCGTATCACTCACCTTAATTTGTAACTGTGATGTATTATAGCGAACCTTGTCTATACGCATTAGTTCCACATTTACCGCACCACCTGCGGGGGTATAGTGTAAAGCGTTACCAATCAAATTAGTAAATAATCGCATCAGTTGATCCCAATTCCCTATCAGTGTGAACCAATGTTCTAATATTTCAGGGCTAGTTTCAAAATCAGCAGGATCAATTAAGTGCAGATTCAGAGTAATTGCTTTTTCTGTAGCTACAAGCTGTTGTTCTTCCACCACATCCATCAGTAAAGCATCAAGCGGACAAGATGAAAAACCATCTCTGCTTACACCACCATCCTGACGTGCTAGAAATAATAAGTCATTGACTAACTTACCCAAACGCTGCGTTAGCCGTTCCACCACCTTTAACTGTTGGCGATAATTGGAAGAGGTAGTAACCTCAGATTCAGTCAAATCCAAGTCAGCCAAAGCAACTTGGACATTAGTTTGAATCAAAGTGATGGGACTTCTGAGTTCATGGGAAGCATCCGCAGTAAATTGCTTGAGACGTTGGTAAGATTCACCAACTGGTTCCATTGCTTTACCCGAAAGAAACCATCCACTAGCCGCGACAGAAATCACCATTAACCCAGTACCCAGCGCCAAGTCAAAAATTAACTGGCGACTCGGTTTAGTTACTTCAAACCAAGGATGACTCACACGCAGATATCCCAAAACTTGCCGTCCAATTTCCACTCGTTGTGTGACTTGTCGCAATAGTAGTCCTGAATCTTGAGTGGGGATTAGAAGCTTTTGCGTTCCTGGATTTATCCATCTGTCTTGTTTAAAAACATGAACAGTTTCACCTGTGCGGTTACTGTGAATAGGAATATTTAAAGGTTCAGAAAAAGTTGACCAGATTAATTCACCAGTGGAGCTAAACCACTCCAGATCAATGTGATCATCTTCTACAGTATTGGCATTGTTGCGAAAACTTGCCTCTACATTAATACGTAGCTTCTCAGGCTCACCGTTCACTGGTTCAATGACAAGCGATCGCTCGACTATTTCCACTACATGATTGAGCGTATCGTCGATCCGTTCCACCAAAGTACTACGGACATATAAATACACACCACTAGCAAACAGCAGCAACAATACCGCAGTTACCGCAGTGTACCAAATAGCCAGACGGCGACGAGTAGCTTGAAACATTGATCTATACAAAAAAACCTGATTCTATCAAAATAATTCTTTTTGAATGAACCTTGCAAATACTCTACATCCCTCAGCGTAAAAAAAATAAAATGGCAAAAAACTAAGAACCACCCACAAGGAAGGTATTAAACTTTGCTCAGGAACATTTTTAAATCTCAGCTACTGGTCTATCAAATTAGTTTTGACGGTTCGTAGTCAGAATTTTAGTCATGATTTTTTTAAGACTAAAATCCTTACTAAAAACTTGCTGATCCCTCAATTCAAATTATATGACCTACTAAATTGCTCTTTTTTCAGTATTTACCACAGGTTGTATTGTTCCTCTAAGGCAATAGTCTTTGGTAAAACAGGGGAATATACTAGTACTTGTGATACATAACAGCCCGGCTCAATAATGCTTAAACTCTTAATAGCTAAATTTTACATTTTTAAGTATTTTCTCGGAAGCAACCTCTCTGGTATAAAAGTTAAATTCTAGATGCAGTTGACATAGGAGGAAATTTTCTCTGAAAAACAAGCATTAAAGGAAATCAAGCACCGTTTTTGTAGATGATTTTAAAATGTGTGACCAAGTTATAGTTACCAAAACAAGAAAATTATCTAGTAGTAAGTATTTTCTTTTTCTAATCTCGTCTTCAATAGCAAAAATAAAACTTAAATCTAATTAATGTAAAGATAAAACAGCTTATCGTGCTGAACTAATCGATATATTTTTACCATTAATTCCAAACACAAAAGCAACCGAAATATCCTTGTTTTGTTGCTAACATTCTACTGGGAAAATTAAAATTTTCAGCAGTTATCAGTAGATTAAACTACCAATTTTAAAATTTCGCTTCCCAACGGCTTTCAGGTTCTTCATGCAACCAGGCAGAAATTTGGCAAAAAGAAGAACAAATAGTGTTAAACCGCCACCAAAATACTTTACAGCCTTTGCAGTTGTTGAGTTGCTAATAATAAAAGGTAGATAGCTATGGGAACCTACAACGGTACCACACCATTCCCCGATCCGGGCAGTAGCACATCAACCGCCCTAGACACTGGACTCTTGATTGGAGGCTCGCTCCTCAGCACACCAAGCTTATTTCAAGATAACCTCAGCCGTCTCATTCCATCTGATCTATCTGATTACTACAGATTCACTCTTAGCAGTTCCAGCATAGTCACCCTGGAACTGGATGGATTAACAGATAACGTAAATTTATTTTTGCGAAACAGTGCTGGTAGTTCCCTTGCGGCTTCCAGTAATGCTGGAACTACGGCAGAGAGAATTCGTTTTAGCATTTCTGACCCACCAGATAACCCATTTTACGCACACGCTTTTATCCCCTCTGGTTCAATTTCCACCCCTTATGATCTTCGGCTTTCCGCAGAAGTTATTCAGCAAAACAATATAAACGACAATACAATAGCTAATGCTAGAAATATTGGTACATTTAACACCACTACTAGCATTACTCCCGTAACTGATTATGTTAGTGGTTCAGGTCAAGTTATAGATCAAAACGACTACTATAGTTTCACATTAACCAACAGTGGAACAGTTGACATCAACTTAAACAGTCTGAATGGTACAGATACTCTCTATGCTGATCTTCAACTTATAAGTAGTTCCAACTCAGTTATTCAAACTAGCGCCACTGTTGGAACATCATTAGAATCAATAAGTCGTAGTCTTGCAGCTGGTACATACTATATCCGGGCCTATTCTCAGTCAGATCCCGGTAACTATAATTTAGAGTTTAACTTTAGCGCCGATCCACCAGATGCTGGGGGAAACACATCTGATACTTCTACCCCAATTAACCTACCCGCAACCTTTTCAGAGATAATTTCGGATCAAGTTAGTCTCGGAGATTCTAGCGACTATTATCAGTTCACTCTAGCTTCAGCATCCCTGGTAGAGATCCAATTCACATCCCTGACAGCAGATGCAAATTTATATCTTCAAACCCAAAATGGTGGTAACATTCTCAGTTCAACTCAGCCAGGAACAGCCTTAGATGCCGTTCGGTTGAGTTTGAATGCTGGTACTTACAATATTTTAGTTAATCGGGGTTCTACAGAAACTGCACAATATACCTTGAGTGGTTTTGCTCAAGCAATAGGAAATGATCAAGCACCCAACAGTACAACATTAGCGCTGAATCTGAACTTAAATAGTCCTATTTCTCTCAATGAATTTGTAGGCAATATAGATACTAACGATTACTATAAATTCACAGTAAATGGGACTACAGAAATCAATCTTGATCTAAGTATTTTGAATAGCTATTTATTAGATCCACAACTAGTTAATGCAGATGTGCAAATACTTAACTCTGGTGGTACACAAGTAGCTATATCTAACCAAACTGGAAATAGCAACGAAAGCATCAACACCATATTAGGTGCTGGTACTTACTTTATTCGTGTCTATACTTCTGGTTTAGCTAATACATTCTATGATTTGAATATCACAGCCCAGTCCCAAGCTCTCTTAGTTCAAGATATTAATCCTACTGGTAATTCCGATCCTGCAAACCTTACCACATTAGGCAACACACTGTATTTCACAGCTAATGATGGTATAAATGGTGTGCAGCTATGGAGCAGTAACGGTGATATAACTACTCGTTTGAGTAATATCAGTAGCTTTAACCCTACTAATCTGATAGTTTTCAACAATAGGTTGTATTTCGCTGCTAGTAATGACACTTTCGGTAGAGAACTGTGGGAATATAACGGTACTACAGTCAACAGAATTAGTGACATTAATGTTGGTGCTGGCAATTCTAATCCTGGTAATTTAACTGTCGCTGGAAACAAACTTTTCTTTACAGCCGTTGATAATGATAGCATCAGGAAACTATGGGTTTATAATGGCACAAACGTTAATTTAGTAGATGTTAACGCAAGTTTTTCTAATAGTAGTACACCCACTTTTACTACTACTTTTAATAATCAACTCTTCTTCACAGCCCAAAACAATAGTCAACTTTGGTCAACCGATGGAACTATCGGTGGTACACAGGTTATAAGTGCAGGGGGAATAACAAAATCAACTCCTCGTAACTTGACAGTTGTTGGTAATACTCTATATTTCACCGCCAACAATGGCACGAGTGGACATGAAATATGGCAGTATCAAAACGGCACTACAGCCAGCCTCTTGGAGGATATTACCCCAGGTAATAATTCTTTTGCCCCTAGTTCTCTGACGGCCGTTGGTAATACCTTATATTTTGTCACAGATAGCGACAATGACTTTAATTTGGAACTGTGGAAGAGTGATGGTACTGCGGCTGGAACCGATATTATTGGAACCGATGGACAGGCACCCAACTTGGGTCTAGGTTCCTTTTCTTTAACTGCTGTGGACAACACGCTCTATTTTGTAGCAAATGATCCGATTTCTGGTTTAGAACTCTGGAAAACAGATGGTACATTTGCCAACACAGCAGTAGTGAGAAATATCTCAAGTGGTGCTGCTGACAGTCTTCCCACTGGCCTCGTCAACTTCAATGGTACTCTCGCTTTTGCCGCTTCAGATGGTATCAATCGAGAGGTGTGGTTCAGTAACGGCACAGAGCTAAATACACGCAAGGTTAGCAACATTAACCCTACAGGAAATGCTAACCCTGCTTCGCTCACTGTCGTTGGTACGAAACTGTTCTTCACCGCTAACGGGGCTAACGGCACGGAATTATACGTAATTTAAAAGGAGGTGATGCTTAAAAGACAAAATCTATCTGAACGATAAACATCCATAAATGGTTGCAGTTTCACGAAGATTTCAGCCAATTGTAGCCAAACATCGCATTGATTGAATCAGATTTACTAACAGTCAATACAAATTGACACAAACACAAACTATAGGGAGACTTATTTCATCATGAAGAACAAATTTTTAGCTCTAGCCGCTTTTGGTGCTGCTGCTTTAGGTACTGCAATTGTTTCTGCTCCTGCTCACGCACAAATTCCTCAAGGTAGTGGTCCACAGAGCAATATTACCGTTAACGTATCCGTTCCCGAAATTCTGTATCTGAGAACAATTACAGATATTGATTTAACAATCGATGCTGCTGATTTGACCGGTGCTACATTAAACGCAGTAGCAGGAAGCAACCCTCCTGCTTTTACTGGAACTCAGAATCTTGAAGATGGTGCTGGTCTAGTTGATACTAATTCTCCATTTGCTGGAGGATTTGCAGATGGTGTCCCTGTCGTAAAAACCATTCCCAGTGCCTACGTTGTTTGGT comes from the Nostoc sp. PCC 7120 = FACHB-418 genome and includes:
- a CDS encoding DUF2267 domain-containing protein translates to MTTSIPEKNIPFLEKVKAESGLGDIYDARDITEVVFRVMRDLMTTEAADRVEAELHEPAEESDDKSLQMEIADLWHDTNPLVGFLSRVRPPWQGPGIFKIDSDRFLFRVANEGGMQPNVDREQVVKAVFSATKDELSPERIEEISSWLPDKVRQIWEEA
- a CDS encoding sensor histidine kinase; amino-acid sequence: MFQATRRRLAIWYTAVTAVLLLLFASGVYLYVRSTLVERIDDTLNHVVEIVERSLVIEPVNGEPEKLRINVEASFRNNANTVEDDHIDLEWFSSTGELIWSTFSEPLNIPIHSNRTGETVHVFKQDRWINPGTQKLLIPTQDSGLLLRQVTQRVEIGRQVLGYLRVSHPWFEVTKPSRQLIFDLALGTGLMVISVAASGWFLSGKAMEPVGESYQRLKQFTADASHELRSPITLIQTNVQVALADLDLTESEVTTSSNYRQQLKVVERLTQRLGKLVNDLLFLARQDGGVSRDGFSSCPLDALLMDVVEEQQLVATEKAITLNLHLIDPADFETSPEILEHWFTLIGNWDQLMRLFTNLIGNALHYTPAGGAVNVELMRIDKVRYNTSQLQIKVSDTGIGIPTEALPRLFDRFYRVDPARTHKSGNAGKDNATGSGLGLAIAQAIVEHHHGNILVESTLGNGTTFIVTLPITLES
- a CDS encoding pre-peptidase C-terminal domain-containing protein, with amino-acid sequence MGTYNGTTPFPDPGSSTSTALDTGLLIGGSLLSTPSLFQDNLSRLIPSDLSDYYRFTLSSSSIVTLELDGLTDNVNLFLRNSAGSSLAASSNAGTTAERIRFSISDPPDNPFYAHAFIPSGSISTPYDLRLSAEVIQQNNINDNTIANARNIGTFNTTTSITPVTDYVSGSGQVIDQNDYYSFTLTNSGTVDINLNSLNGTDTLYADLQLISSSNSVIQTSATVGTSLESISRSLAAGTYYIRAYSQSDPGNYNLEFNFSADPPDAGGNTSDTSTPINLPATFSEIISDQVSLGDSSDYYQFTLASASLVEIQFTSLTADANLYLQTQNGGNILSSTQPGTALDAVRLSLNAGTYNILVNRGSTETAQYTLSGFAQAIGNDQAPNSTTLALNLNLNSPISLNEFVGNIDTNDYYKFTVNGTTEINLDLSILNSYLLDPQLVNADVQILNSGGTQVAISNQTGNSNESINTILGAGTYFIRVYTSGLANTFYDLNITAQSQALLVQDINPTGNSDPANLTTLGNTLYFTANDGINGVQLWSSNGDITTRLSNISSFNPTNLIVFNNRLYFAASNDTFGRELWEYNGTTVNRISDINVGAGNSNPGNLTVAGNKLFFTAVDNDSIRKLWVYNGTNVNLVDVNASFSNSSTPTFTTTFNNQLFFTAQNNSQLWSTDGTIGGTQVISAGGITKSTPRNLTVVGNTLYFTANNGTSGHEIWQYQNGTTASLLEDITPGNNSFAPSSLTAVGNTLYFVTDSDNDFNLELWKSDGTAAGTDIIGTDGQAPNLGLGSFSLTAVDNTLYFVANDPISGLELWKTDGTFANTAVVRNISSGAADSLPTGLVNFNGTLAFAASDGINREVWFSNGTELNTRKVSNINPTGNANPASLTVVGTKLFFTANGANGTELYVI